CAGACGGCCCCCCTCTTCGTCCAGCCAATCCTCGACAAAGAGCACCTCGCGTCCGAGACGCCTGCGCATTGCGTCGCAAACCGGCCCGGTCGAGTTTGCGCGGTCACGGCCAATATGGCCGAATACGACCGGCTTCCAACCCTTTTCGCAGCACAACGCAATCGTTGGCGCGCAGGCCTCAATCCGCGCGGTGTCCTTCACCTTGCCGTCCTTGACGGAGGTATCGAGGTCGGCGCGCACCAGGACGGGGGTCCCCGCGGGCATATCCGAGAGATCGGCCACACNNNNNNNNNNNNNNNNNNNNNNNNNNNNNNNNNNNNNNNNNNNNNNNNNNNNNNNNNNNNNNNNNNNNNNNNNNNNNNNNNNNNNNNNNNNNNNNNNNNNTCCGGTTTGACCTCTGGAATTTGCAGGGATTGGACGGCGTCCCGTGACGCGTTTGGCAAAGAAGGCAAGTTGGCCATTGTTCAAGGCACTGATGCGGGGCGTCTGGATACCCGCCAAACAGGGCGCATAGACCGTCTGTCAAGGTGCAATACGTGAAGTCGGGGTTGCCGAAATGGCGCGACTGTTGGAGTTCCTGCAGCGCGTCTCTTTTGCCATTACAGTTCCGGATGATCGGGCAATTCCAGGATGAGGTGTTCGAGCATATACCCGTCGTCCGAAGACAACCTGTCCGGGACCGATGACATGCCGATGCGGCGCAGCAGCGGTGGAAGAACCTCGGCCTCGTAGTTGGAAAGAAGCCACGCCATATTGAGCCACAGCCAACAGCATATTGCCGCCGGCCACCCGCGCTCGGTCAACATTAGAGACAGGCCGTCTTCCGCTGCCTTGAAGAACGGTGGAACATCGCCAACAACTTGTGCGAGAAGCCAGAGGCCAAGGCAACTCGAACTCAGTAAGACAAAAGACATTGCCCGTCTGTGCGGCCAGCCCCGGTAGCCAACCAATGAATACGGCAGAGGCGCCAACATATAGAGCACGCAGGTAATCACAATGCAGCAAAGAAAGACGCCCAGGCCTTTCCAAAGCGCGGCCCAGACAATCGGGTTTCCGGGTGTCTCGGGCATCGCCAGGACTAGGGACGGCAGGAACAGGCAGAAAGCAAGGACCGGTATCGACCCAAGCAGTCTTCCAACGAGGTAACCTCCCAATACGCATATCCCGCAGAGGAGTCCGCATCCTGCCAGGCCGCCGTAAGCTTCGGCGGCCGCGGGGTCCCAGCGTTCGAGCCCAACGAACGACAAGACAGTCAAGAGCAGCGCAAAGCCCCATAGGGCGCCGTAGAAGTGGAGTAGCTTCCGGAACATTCCATGTTGGACGAGCCTGCACCATAACGTCACTTGAGCTGCCTTACGAAAATAGCCCATTTCTGGTTCCCTCAATTCTGGAGTCATTCGCCACGCCTGGCTTCACTTTCGCACAACCAGCCGCTGTTCGCGCTGCTGCAAACCCGAGTGGATGGCGGCACCCCCTCTCTTGATTCGCGCAGTCCATCATAGCGGTTGTGTCGGGGCCTTGCCAAGGCAGCAGAGAGTTCCCCCGTGGGTAACCCATCAACCGGAGAACCATATGCGTGAAAACCGCCTGTGCGGGTCACTCAAGGAGGATGAAGAGCATGGACATGATGTCTGACGTGGCACGGGCGTCCCGCCCGTGCAAGTCGTCAGACAGCCCAGGTGCATGGGCAAGATGCCCATGGCACGGTGGCACGGGCGTCCCGCCCGTGCAAGTCATCAGACAGCCCAGGTGCATGGGCAAGATGCCCATGGCACGGTGGCACGGGCGTCCCGCCCGCGCAGGAAAAGCATGGCCCTCGCCCCGGCCTTTGAGCAGGCGACACGGGCATGGTATATATAGTGCGTTACCGGAGGGTAGACGTATGAACCGGGGGCACTTTATCCGCTGTCTTTTGTGTCTTGCGCTGGCGTGCGCCGGCGCCGCGGCGCAGCGCGGTTCCGGGGGCACGGCGGCCGGACCCGCGCCGCAGAAGTGGGCCGTACTCGTCGGGGCTGGCGAGACGCGTCCGCCGGTGGTGGTGGCGCCCCCGGCGCCGCCGCAGGAGCCGGAGCCGGGCGAGGTGCGGGTGTTCGAGGGGGGCGAGTTTGCGTGGATACCGGCGGGGACCTTCGAGATGGGCTCGAAGCTGAGCCCTGAGCGGGT
Above is a genomic segment from Candidatus Hydrogenedentota bacterium containing:
- a CDS encoding SUMF1/EgtB/PvdO family nonheme iron enzyme; amino-acid sequence: MNRGHFIRCLLCLALACAGAAAQRGSGGTAAGPAPQKWAVLVGAGETRPPVVVAPPAPPQEPEPGEVRVFEGGEFAWIPAGTFEMGSKLSPERVIATYGGEAESKQFHEGEHPRHTVTLTRGFWLATKEVTVGEFRAFADA